The following coding sequences lie in one Tachysurus fulvidraco isolate hzauxx_2018 chromosome 19, HZAU_PFXX_2.0, whole genome shotgun sequence genomic window:
- the ndufa5 gene encoding NADH dehydrogenase [ubiquinone] 1 alpha subcomplex subunit 5 produces the protein MAGVIKKTTGLVGLAVSLNPHERLRILYSKILGCVQAMPQDAAYRKYTEQLVNERLNHVKSEPDVQKLEKKINCGQIEEVVAQAESELALSRKMAEWKPWEPLIEDAPANQWKWPV, from the exons ATGGCTGGTGTGATAAAGAAG ACCACAGGCTTGGTGGGACTCGCTGTTTCCCTGAACCCACATGAG CGTCTGAGGATTTTGTACTCCAAGATTCTGGGTTGCGTCCAAGCCATGCCTCAGGATGCCGCCTACAGAAAGTACACCGAGCAGCTTGTAAACGAGCGACTCAACCATGTCAAATCG GAACCCGACGTGCAGAAACTGGAGAAAAAGATCAACTGTGGTCAGATCGAAGAGGTCGTCGCACAA gcAGAGTCAGAGCTGGCTTTATCCAGAAAGATGGCCGAATGGAAACCATGGGAACCACTGATCGAAGACGCCCCAGCAAACCAGTGGAAGTGGCCAGTCTAA